A region of Nostoc sp. 'Peltigera membranacea cyanobiont' N6 DNA encodes the following proteins:
- a CDS encoding non-ribosomal peptide synthetase, whose translation MSDILKRLETLSPEKRELVLQKLKKQQQSTSDNKLIPISRQQSLPVSFAQQRLWFLDQLEGENCVYNVPFFLQISGCLQIAALQQAITAIIQRHEVLRTSFCVVNESPIQVIHANPKLTMQLIDWRQLTEADQLKKAQQLAIEELQQPFDLSNPPLLRVKLLQLSDQSHLLFLVIHHIVCDGWSMQIFRRELFTLYTAFCAGKPSPLPELSLQYADFAHWQRQWLQGEVLQKQLNYWQKQLAAVPPLLELPTDRPRPSTQTYRGRSEFGALNQNLTQKLKRLSQESGTTLFMTLLAAFALLLSRYSGREDIVVGSAIANRNLRQIEPLIGFFVNTLALCTNLQGNPTFLELLERVKQVTLDAYDHQDLPFEKLVDELGLERSLSYHPLFQVAFGLQNETQQTLETPGLTLNPFKWENTTTLFDLSLIVRETDQGLTTEWEYATDLFAATTIQRMVGNFAVLIQGIVDNPQQPINTLPLLTEVERQQLQNWNQTQTDYPLNQTLVDLFEAQVAKNPNNLALVFESQSLTYQQLNQKANQLAHYLIQNYQIQPDTLIGICVERSFEMIIGVLGILKAGAAYVPIDPNYPQERIGFMLQDCGTSVLLTQSFLKDKLPLTELKHQVICLDGDTFSSALIDNPNLQILPDNLAYIIYTSGSTGRPKGVMIEHQAIVNLALAWAKTFQVQPQSRWLQFGSFSFDLSIGEIATALGAGGCLYLAQKETLLPSQALVDLLADCKISHFALPPSALSVLPQAILPDLQAIIVGGEACPAELVTQWGTERCFFNCYGPTESTVIATIASCKPNGKKPSIGQPLSNIRIYILDANNQPLPPGIPGELCIAGVGLARGYLNRPDLTAEKFIEVELFGKPERIYQTGDLAKWNSDGNVEYLGRIDAQVKLRGFRIELGEIESILLEHTSVKEAVVILYETDSNPRLITYITAAEKSSNLASQLKDYLKTRLPNYMVPSQIMVLNKLPLTPNGKLDRRALPAPDPAASTDFEMLVTSTEELLATLWQSLLKIKSVSRRDNFFELGGHSLLATQLVTRIRDSFGVEIPVRKIFEQSVLSELATEIDKASSGIALPPIAPQPENTPKTLSFAQSRLWFLAQLEGTGTSTTYNMSTALQLEGKLNIDALRASFDYLLDRHSILRTYFPALEGEAQVVVQNLEDIEVLAIADLQSLDPQTQAETVQQLLDNHAQEPFDLNAGPLFKATLLQLSEQKNVLLLNMHHIISDGWSMGVFKREWEQAYSAFAAGETPNLSALPIQYSDYAAWQRSWLQGEILESQENYWKQQLSDAPQLLDLPTDYPRPAQQSYQGGREEYRLSKELTQKLKILSQKHGVSLFMTLLTAFNILLSRYSRQEDLCVGSAIANRTHSYTESLIGFFVNILVLRSKIKPEQAFNELLQQTRQTCLDAYAHQDIPFEYLVEQLQPERSLSHNPLFQVMIVLQNTEGAGTNVSLPGLDIKWLDQSYPYAKFDLTLDLCERDEQLHCMWEYATDLFEAETIQRMAGHFEVLLGAITENPQQPISKLPLMTTAEIQQLRVWNQTNIDYPQNQTLVTLFEQQVIQTPDNIAVVFEDCSLSYQELNQKANQLAYSLLELKKEQQLPDNPLIAICVERSLEMVIGIFGILKAGGAYVPIDPSYPRDRIHLMLEDSNASVLLTTNLIQKQLPLEKLKNPCKVVFLEKEAWDNQPKNNPNQQSSSDDLAYVIYTSGSTGRPKGVAIAQSSPVALVKWAHSVYSAEQLAGVLASTSICFDLSIFEIFVPLTQGGSAIVVENALYIEQAHNSIVPMTLVNTVPSAAAELLNMNAIPASVQIINLAGEPLKNHLVQALYQTTSVTGVYNLYGPSEDTTYSTFTKVAKNAQYEPTIGKAIANTRIYILDSYNQPLPPGIPGELCIAGVGLAQGYLNRPDLSAEKFIDLNLFNQTERIYKTGDLARWLPDGNLQYLGRIDYQVKLRGFRIELGEIEASLLKHPKIQEAVVIVREETDLDQRLVAYIVPIGTDEHTSQGEQVELWQQVFNDSYSQQQAPSDDPTLNLAGWNDSYTGEPIPQAAMQEWRDTTVAQILELQPQRILEIGCGTGMLLFKIAPHCQHYLGTDFSPEALQYIEQHLKQQSLNDRVTLKTSAANQFDGIETNAYDLVIINSAIQYFPSLDYFLSVLEGAIKAVTTYGSIFLGDVRNLDLLEAFHTAVEFHRAPDELSIKDLRQQIQKSIRTEGELLIDPDLFIALKQKFPRISHVQIQLKQGYAQTEMSRFRYDVILHLDRIDIPVASPQWLDWQGEELNLETIEKILTTQQPDLLGIKNIPNTRLTSEMTLLEEIARLDGNVADLKAAIAQAKPGIQPEAFRTLVGNLPYTPFIQYNPIEFYNYDVFFQRNIPGQGTLPRFAQGENLQLKPWQYYANQPLQYRTNQVDPALLAEWRDFLGKTLPDYMIPSHFTVLDKLPLTPNGKIDRKALPAPDTGVSATDIELPLTATEKLLAELWAKLLKYEAIARHDNFFNLGGHSLLATQLIARIRDKFKVELPLRKIFEFPILSELANYIDTCIWVNSTEESMQSLNSDEEEIEF comes from the coding sequence ATGAGCGATATACTAAAACGTCTTGAAACCCTGTCGCCAGAAAAGCGAGAGTTAGTCTTACAAAAACTGAAAAAGCAACAGCAATCTACATCCGACAACAAACTAATTCCGATTTCGCGCCAACAATCGCTTCCTGTTTCTTTTGCTCAACAAAGACTGTGGTTTCTCGACCAACTAGAAGGCGAAAATTGTGTCTACAATGTCCCGTTTTTCTTGCAAATTAGCGGGTGTCTTCAGATAGCAGCTTTACAACAAGCTATTACAGCAATTATTCAACGTCATGAAGTCTTGCGTACTAGCTTCTGTGTTGTCAATGAGTCGCCGATACAGGTGATTCATGCCAATCCCAAGTTGACGATGCAACTGATAGACTGGCGACAATTGACGGAAGCAGACCAGTTAAAGAAAGCGCAGCAGTTAGCGATAGAAGAATTACAACAACCTTTTGATTTATCAAACCCACCTTTGCTGCGGGTAAAGTTGTTGCAACTGAGTGACCAATCCCATCTGCTGTTCCTCGTTATCCATCATATTGTTTGTGATGGCTGGTCAATGCAGATATTCCGCCGGGAATTATTCACGCTTTATACTGCCTTCTGTGCTGGGAAACCTTCTCCTTTACCAGAATTATCGCTGCAATATGCCGATTTTGCTCACTGGCAAAGACAATGGCTACAGGGAGAGGTTCTCCAAAAGCAACTCAATTACTGGCAAAAACAATTAGCCGCAGTTCCGCCACTGTTAGAATTACCCACAGACCGACCGCGCCCGTCAACTCAAACCTATCGGGGGCGTAGCGAGTTTGGCGCACTCAATCAAAATTTAACTCAGAAGTTGAAGCGTTTGAGTCAGGAGTCAGGAACAACTTTGTTTATGACCTTACTGGCAGCATTTGCGCTGTTACTTTCGCGCTACAGCGGACGGGAAGATATTGTTGTTGGTTCTGCGATCGCTAATCGCAACCTTCGTCAAATAGAACCATTAATTGGCTTTTTTGTCAATACCTTAGCATTATGTACCAACTTGCAAGGCAATCCCACCTTCTTAGAATTACTCGAACGGGTGAAGCAAGTAACCCTAGATGCTTACGACCATCAAGATTTACCCTTTGAAAAACTAGTTGATGAATTGGGTTTAGAGCGATCGCTCTCCTATCATCCACTATTTCAAGTGGCTTTTGGCTTGCAAAATGAAACGCAACAGACACTAGAAACCCCTGGATTAACCCTGAATCCCTTTAAATGGGAAAACACGACGACGCTGTTTGATTTGTCGCTAATTGTTCGGGAAACTGACCAAGGGTTAACAACAGAATGGGAGTATGCGACCGATTTATTTGCAGCCACAACCATTCAACGAATGGTAGGAAATTTTGCAGTCTTGATTCAAGGAATTGTCGATAATCCCCAACAACCGATTAACACTCTACCGTTGCTCACAGAAGTTGAACGTCAGCAACTACAAAACTGGAATCAAACTCAAACCGATTATCCTCTCAATCAAACTCTGGTTGACCTGTTTGAAGCTCAAGTTGCGAAAAATCCTAATAATCTCGCTTTGGTGTTTGAATCCCAAAGCCTAACTTATCAACAACTCAATCAAAAAGCTAACCAACTGGCTCATTACCTAATTCAAAATTACCAAATTCAGCCAGACACCTTAATTGGGATCTGCGTTGAACGGTCATTCGAGATGATTATTGGCGTACTCGGTATCCTGAAAGCAGGTGCTGCTTATGTGCCGATTGACCCCAATTATCCACAAGAGCGGATTGGGTTTATGCTACAAGATTGTGGAACCTCAGTTTTGCTCACCCAAAGTTTTCTTAAAGATAAATTACCTCTAACTGAATTAAAACATCAGGTTATTTGTTTAGATGGAGATACTTTTAGTTCGGCGTTAATAGATAATCCCAATCTTCAAATTCTGCCTGATAATTTAGCTTATATAATCTATACCTCTGGTTCAACGGGACGACCTAAAGGGGTGATGATTGAGCATCAAGCAATTGTCAATCTAGCTTTAGCTTGGGCGAAAACTTTTCAAGTTCAACCCCAAAGTCGTTGGCTTCAGTTTGGTTCTTTTAGTTTTGATTTATCTATTGGTGAAATTGCGACTGCATTGGGAGCAGGTGGTTGTTTGTATTTAGCCCAGAAAGAAACTTTGTTACCTAGTCAAGCTTTGGTTGACTTGTTAGCTGATTGCAAAATTTCCCATTTTGCGTTACCTCCTTCTGCCTTATCTGTATTACCGCAAGCGATATTACCTGATTTGCAAGCCATAATCGTTGGTGGGGAGGCTTGCCCAGCCGAATTGGTCACACAATGGGGAACAGAAAGATGTTTTTTCAATTGCTACGGCCCAACGGAATCGACAGTTATTGCCACTATAGCTAGTTGTAAACCCAATGGGAAAAAACCTTCCATCGGTCAACCATTATCTAATATTCGCATCTACATTTTAGATGCGAATAATCAACCATTACCTCCGGGAATACCAGGGGAATTGTGCATCGCGGGAGTGGGTTTAGCACGAGGCTATTTGAATCGTCCCGATTTAACTGCCGAAAAATTTATTGAAGTTGAATTGTTTGGTAAACCTGAGCGAATTTATCAAACTGGCGACTTGGCAAAATGGAATTCTGATGGAAATGTTGAGTATCTAGGTCGCATTGATGCTCAGGTTAAATTACGGGGATTCCGCATTGAATTGGGTGAAATTGAATCGATTTTATTGGAACATACTTCAGTTAAAGAAGCAGTTGTTATTTTATATGAGACTGATAGTAATCCCAGGTTAATAACATATATTACGGCGGCGGAAAAATCCAGCAATTTAGCGAGTCAACTCAAGGACTATCTAAAAACTCGCCTGCCAAATTATATGGTTCCTAGTCAGATTATGGTATTGAATAAACTGCCCCTTACCCCTAACGGGAAGCTAGACCGCAGAGCATTACCAGCACCAGATCCAGCCGCTTCCACTGACTTTGAAATGCTTGTTACCTCAACAGAAGAACTGCTGGCTACTTTATGGCAAAGTCTTTTGAAAATTAAGTCAGTTAGTCGTCGAGACAACTTCTTTGAACTGGGTGGACATTCCCTGTTAGCAACTCAATTAGTTACCCGCATTCGTGACAGTTTTGGGGTGGAAATACCTGTACGCAAGATATTTGAGCAGAGTGTTTTATCTGAATTGGCAACAGAAATTGACAAAGCCTCTTCAGGAATCGCTTTACCCCCGATCGCACCACAACCGGAAAATACTCCTAAAACTCTATCCTTTGCCCAATCGAGACTTTGGTTTTTAGCCCAACTTGAAGGCACTGGAACCTCGACTACTTATAATATGTCAACGGCTTTGCAACTTGAAGGCAAGTTAAATATAGATGCGTTGCGGGCAAGTTTTGATTATCTCCTCGATCGCCATTCCATTCTCCGTACATATTTTCCAGCCTTGGAGGGAGAGGCGCAAGTAGTTGTCCAAAATCTAGAAGATATTGAAGTGCTGGCGATCGCAGATTTACAGTCACTCGATCCTCAGACTCAAGCAGAAACCGTACAACAGTTATTAGATAACCACGCTCAAGAACCCTTTGACTTAAATGCTGGCCCTCTTTTCAAAGCAACATTACTGCAATTAAGCGAACAGAAAAATGTCTTGCTTCTGAATATGCACCACATTATCAGTGATGGCTGGTCAATGGGGGTATTTAAACGCGAGTGGGAACAGGCTTATTCGGCTTTTGCTGCGGGCGAAACTCCGAATTTGTCAGCATTGCCGATTCAATATAGTGATTATGCTGCTTGGCAGCGCAGTTGGTTACAAGGGGAGATTTTAGAAAGTCAGGAAAATTACTGGAAACAACAACTCAGCGATGCTCCCCAATTGCTGGATTTACCTACCGATTATCCCCGTCCGGCGCAACAAAGTTACCAAGGTGGGCGTGAAGAATATCGTTTGAGCAAAGAACTGACTCAGAAACTCAAAATCTTGAGTCAAAAACACGGGGTTAGTTTGTTTATGACCTTGTTAACGGCTTTTAATATCTTGCTATCGCGTTACAGTCGTCAAGAAGATTTATGTGTTGGTTCTGCGATCGCTAACCGCACCCATAGCTATACAGAATCACTAATTGGGTTTTTTGTCAATATCTTAGTATTACGGAGCAAAATCAAGCCAGAGCAAGCATTTAACGAGTTACTCCAACAAACGCGCCAAACTTGCTTAGATGCCTACGCTCATCAAGATATTCCCTTTGAGTATTTGGTAGAACAGTTACAACCAGAACGCAGTCTCAGCCATAACCCTTTATTCCAAGTGATGATAGTGTTGCAAAACACCGAAGGGGCAGGAACAAATGTCAGTCTACCAGGGCTTGATATTAAATGGTTGGATCAAAGTTATCCTTATGCCAAGTTTGATTTGACACTCGATCTTTGCGAAAGAGACGAGCAACTACATTGTATGTGGGAATATGCCACCGATTTATTTGAGGCAGAAACCATTCAACGTATGGCGGGACACTTTGAAGTCTTACTCGGTGCAATTACCGAAAATCCTCAACAGCCGATTAGCAAACTGCCCTTAATGACAACAGCAGAAATTCAACAACTGCGAGTTTGGAATCAAACTAACATTGATTATCCTCAAAACCAGACCCTCGTAACTCTGTTTGAACAACAAGTTATACAAACCCCCGATAATATTGCCGTGGTGTTTGAAGATTGCAGCCTGAGTTATCAAGAACTGAATCAAAAAGCTAATCAACTGGCGTATTCTCTATTAGAACTCAAAAAAGAGCAACAATTACCCGATAATCCATTGATAGCGATTTGTGTGGAGCGATCGCTAGAGATGGTCATTGGTATATTTGGTATTCTCAAAGCTGGTGGGGCTTATGTGCCGATTGATCCGAGTTATCCGCGCGATCGCATTCATTTAATGCTTGAAGATAGTAATGCTTCTGTATTACTAACAACAAACCTCATTCAAAAGCAACTTCCTCTAGAAAAACTAAAAAATCCCTGTAAAGTAGTATTTCTGGAAAAAGAAGCATGGGACAATCAGCCAAAAAATAACCCCAATCAGCAAAGTAGCTCTGATGATTTGGCTTATGTAATTTATACTTCTGGTTCCACAGGGCGACCTAAAGGTGTTGCCATTGCCCAATCTAGCCCGGTAGCTCTGGTAAAATGGGCGCATTCAGTCTACAGTGCAGAACAGCTTGCAGGTGTCTTAGCATCAACCTCAATTTGTTTCGATTTGTCCATTTTTGAAATTTTTGTCCCACTGACTCAAGGTGGTAGCGCAATCGTGGTGGAAAATGCACTCTACATTGAGCAAGCACACAACAGTATTGTGCCAATGACGTTGGTTAATACTGTGCCGAGTGCTGCTGCGGAACTGCTCAATATGAATGCTATTCCGGCAAGTGTTCAAATTATCAACTTAGCTGGTGAACCATTAAAAAATCATCTAGTACAGGCTTTATATCAAACCACATCAGTGACAGGGGTTTATAACCTGTATGGTCCTTCTGAAGACACAACTTACTCGACTTTTACCAAAGTTGCCAAAAATGCCCAGTATGAACCAACTATCGGGAAAGCGATCGCTAACACCCGCATCTATATTCTAGATAGCTACAACCAACCCCTTCCGCCTGGTATTCCTGGGGAACTCTGTATTGCAGGCGTGGGTTTAGCACAGGGTTATTTGAATCGTCCCGATCTGAGTGCTGAAAAATTTATTGATCTCAACCTATTCAACCAAACTGAGCGGATTTATAAAACTGGCGATTTAGCCCGTTGGCTACCTGACGGCAATTTGCAATATTTAGGTCGCATTGATTATCAGGTCAAACTTCGTGGTTTCCGTATTGAATTAGGTGAAATCGAAGCATCTTTACTCAAACACCCAAAAATTCAAGAAGCAGTTGTCATTGTACGTGAAGAAACTGATCTCGATCAACGTCTCGTAGCTTATATCGTCCCTATAGGAACAGATGAGCATACAAGCCAAGGTGAACAAGTCGAATTATGGCAGCAAGTTTTCAATGATAGCTACTCTCAGCAACAAGCCCCAAGCGATGACCCAACTCTAAATCTAGCGGGTTGGAATGATAGCTACACAGGAGAACCGATTCCCCAAGCGGCGATGCAGGAATGGCGAGATACAACAGTTGCCCAAATCCTGGAACTGCAACCGCAACGGATTTTGGAAATTGGTTGTGGGACAGGAATGTTATTGTTTAAAATTGCGCCCCATTGTCAGCATTATCTGGGTACGGATTTTTCACCTGAAGCATTGCAGTATATTGAACAACATCTCAAACAGCAATCTCTCAACGACAGAGTTACTTTAAAAACCAGTGCAGCTAACCAGTTTGATGGCATTGAAACAAATGCTTATGACTTGGTAATCATAAATTCGGCGATCCAGTATTTTCCCTCCTTAGACTACTTTTTGTCAGTATTGGAGGGCGCTATCAAAGCCGTTACCACTTACGGATCAATCTTTCTTGGGGATGTGCGAAATCTCGATCTGCTAGAAGCTTTCCACACAGCAGTCGAGTTTCATCGCGCCCCCGATGAATTATCAATTAAAGATTTGCGTCAACAGATTCAAAAAAGCATCCGCACCGAAGGTGAATTATTGATTGATCCTGATTTATTTATCGCTTTGAAACAAAAATTTCCTCGAATTAGTCATGTACAAATCCAATTGAAACAGGGTTATGCTCAGACGGAAATGAGCCGTTTTCGTTATGACGTTATTTTACATTTGGATCGAATAGATATTCCCGTTGCATCACCTCAATGGTTAGATTGGCAAGGTGAAGAACTGAATTTGGAAACAATCGAGAAAATTTTAACTACTCAGCAACCTGATTTGTTGGGTATCAAGAATATTCCTAATACTCGTCTCACCTCAGAAATGACGCTATTAGAAGAAATTGCTCGATTAGATGGTAATGTTGCAGATTTAAAAGCGGCAATTGCCCAAGCTAAACCGGGTATACAACCCGAAGCATTCCGAACTTTAGTAGGAAATTTGCCCTATACACCTTTTATCCAATATAACCCTATCGAATTTTATAATTACGATGTTTTTTTTCAACGGAATATTCCTGGACAAGGGACATTGCCACGATTTGCTCAAGGGGAGAATTTGCAACTGAAACCTTGGCAATATTACGCAAATCAACCGTTACAATATCGCACGAATCAAGTCGATCCAGCCTTATTAGCTGAATGGCGGGATTTCCTGGGCAAAACTCTCCCTGATTATATGATTCCTAGTCATTTCACTGTTTTAGATAAATTGCCATTAACACCGAATGGTAAAATAGACCGCAAAGCTTTACCTGCACCAGATACAGGAGTTTCAGCAACAGACATTGAATTGCCTCTAACAGCAACAGAAAAATTGCTTGCCGAATTGTGGGCGAAGCTGCTTAAATATGAAGCGATCGCACGGCATGATAACTTCTTCAACTTAGGGGGACATTCATTATTAGCAACCCAACTCATTGCCCGCATCCGTGATAAATTCAAGGTAGAATTGCCTTTGCGGAAGATATTTGAATTTCCTATCCTCAGTGAATTGGCTAATTATATTGATACCTGCATTTGGGTTAATTCCACTGAAGAAAGTATGCAGTCTCTCAATTCCGACGAAGAGGAAATCGAATTTTAA
- a CDS encoding Uma2 family endonuclease — protein sequence MIALSDSIFLTPESYLELEEKSNIKHEYIDGQVYAMAGKTDTHNTIALNLALLIRNHFRGSDCRVYFADIKAQVEKRNRFYYPDIIVTCDPKDRETPTYKRFPKLIIEVLSESTEGFDRGDKFNDYQTLDSLEEYVLVNSKHQRVETFRRNGQGLWVLQTYTPDEQTFELQSINLTATFTDLYDNVELEAVTEKPELI from the coding sequence ATGATTGCTCTATCTGATTCCATTTTTCTTACTCCCGAATCCTACCTAGAACTAGAAGAAAAAAGCAATATCAAACACGAATATATTGATGGTCAAGTTTATGCAATGGCAGGAAAAACTGACACCCACAACACCATTGCCCTAAACCTGGCTTTATTGATTCGTAATCACTTTCGAGGGTCAGACTGTCGAGTTTACTTTGCCGATATTAAAGCCCAAGTTGAAAAACGTAACCGCTTTTATTATCCTGATATCATCGTAACCTGCGACCCTAAAGACCGAGAAACCCCGACTTATAAACGCTTTCCTAAACTTATTATCGAAGTTTTATCCGAGTCTACAGAAGGCTTTGACAGAGGTGACAAATTCAACGACTATCAAACCCTTGATAGCTTAGAGGAATATGTTTTAGTAAACAGCAAACACCAACGAGTTGAAACCTTTCGCCGTAATGGACAAGGCTTATGGGTACTACAAACCTATACACCTGATGAGCAAACATTTGAACTCCAAAGCATTAACTTGACCGCTACTTTTACCGACCTTTACGACAATGTAGAATTGGAGGCTGTGACAGAAAAGCCAGAACTAATTTAA